One Triticum dicoccoides isolate Atlit2015 ecotype Zavitan chromosome 5B, WEW_v2.0, whole genome shotgun sequence genomic window carries:
- the LOC119310282 gene encoding purine permease 3-like, with the protein MDVEAPKDDDQRPAPPARGKAMHRFLVALNCGMLTLGTTGGPLLSRLYFSKGGHRKWLSAWLETGGWPLLLLPVAASYLSRRAHDPSAPVVLTPPRILLAAAGLGLATGADDFLYAYGLSFVPVSTSAILISTQLAFTVFFAFLIVRQRLTALSVNAVALLTVGAVVLGLHVSSDRPAGVTKGQYWLGFLLTLAAAALYGLVLPLIELTYKRAAGGGSVVTYALVMEMQLVMGFFATAFCTVGMIVNNDFQAISREARAFQLGEARYYTVLVWSAILWQFFFLGAVGVIFCVHTLFAGILIAVFIPVTEVLAVIFLHEKFTSEKGVALALSLWGLASYSYGEYSDAKVAKKKAALDAQAS; encoded by the exons ATGGACGTGGAGGCGCCCAAGGACGACGACCAGCGCCCCGCGCCGCCGGCGCGCGGCAAGGCGATGCATCGGTTCCTGGTGGCGCTCAACTGCGGGATGCTCACGCTGGGCACCACGGGCGGGCCGCTCCTCAGCCGCCTCTACTTCAGCAAGGGCGGGCACCGGAAGTGGCTGTCGGCGTGGCTCGAGACCGGCGGCtggccgctgctgctgctccccgTGGCGGCGTCGTACCTCAGCCGGCGCGCGCACGACCCCAGCGCGCCGGTGGTGCTCACCCCGCCGAGGATACTGCTCGCCGCCGCGGGGCTCGGGCTGGCGACGGGCGCCGACGACTTCCTCTACGCGTACGGGCTGTCGTTCGTGCCCGTGTCAACGTCCGCGATCCTCATCTCCACGCAGCTGGCCTTCACCGTCTTCTTCGCGTTCCTGATCGTGCGGCAGCGGCTGACGGCGCTGTCGGTGAACGCGGTGGCGCTGCTGACCGTGGGCGCCGTGGTGCTGGGGCTGCACGTGTCCTCGGACCGCCCCGCCGGGGTGACCAAGGGGCAGTACTGGCTGGGGTTCCTGCTCACCCTGGCCGCGGCGGCGCTGTACGGGCTGGTGCTGCCGCTGATCGAGCTGACCTACAAGCGCGCGGCGGGCGGCGGGAGCGTGGTGACGTACGCGCTGGTGATGGAGATGCAGCTGGTGATGGGCTTCTTCGCCACCGCTTTCTGCACCGTCGGCATGATCGTCAACAACGACTTCCAG GCGATCTCAAGGGAAGCGCGGGCGTTCCAGCTGGGGGAGGCCCGGTACTACACGGTGCTGGTGTGGAGCGCCATCCTGTGGCAGTTCTTCTTCCTGGGCGCTGTGGGCGTCATCTTCTGCGTCCACACCCTGTTCGCTGGGATCCTCATCGCCGTCTTCATCCCGGTCACGGAGGTGCTGGCCGTCATCTTCCTGCACGAGAAGTTCACCAGCGAGAAGGGCGTGGCGCTCGCGCTCTCGCTCTGGGGCCTTGCCTCCTACTCCTACGGGGAGTACAGCGACGCCAAGGTGGCCAAGAAGAAAGCGGCCTTGGATGCCCAAGCCTCGTGA